In Rhodobacteraceae bacterium LMO-JJ12, a single window of DNA contains:
- a CDS encoding MarR family transcriptional regulator, with the protein MSHAVKNISESEGVESKSRLRLWLRILKASRLIETELRENLRVEFASTLPRFDVMAALSRDPDGLKMSALSGVLRVSNGNVTGIIDRLESDGLVVREKVAGDRRALRARLTDKGRCEFARQAEAHEAWIDAMLRDVEGERAERLSGLLNEVIKSIEEKES; encoded by the coding sequence ATGAGCCATGCTGTGAAAAACATATCCGAGTCCGAGGGTGTTGAGAGTAAGTCACGGCTGCGTTTGTGGTTGCGGATATTGAAAGCGTCGCGCCTGATCGAGACGGAATTGCGCGAGAATTTGCGCGTCGAGTTTGCCTCGACCTTGCCGCGGTTTGACGTGATGGCGGCGCTGTCGCGTGATCCGGACGGCCTGAAGATGAGTGCGTTGTCTGGGGTTTTGAGGGTTTCCAACGGCAATGTGACCGGGATTATCGACCGGTTGGAGAGTGACGGTCTGGTGGTGCGTGAGAAGGTGGCGGGCGACCGTCGGGCCCTGCGCGCGCGGCTGACGGATAAGGGGCGCTGCGAGTTTGCGCGTCAGGCCGAGGCGCATGAAGCCTGGATTGATGCCATGTTGCGGGATGTGGAAGGTGAGCGGGCAGAACGGCTTTCGGGTTTGCTCAACGAAGTGATCAAGTCAATTGAAGAGAAGGAAAGCTGA
- a CDS encoding enoyl-CoA hydratase family protein, translating to MRSDVKHFLCRIEDGIATIALNRPDRKNPLTFESYAELRDWFRDLVYDDEVKAVVFASNGGNFSSGGDVHDIIGPLTKMNMKELLNFTRMTGDLVKAMVNCGVPVIAAIDGICAGAGAIIAMASDLRIATPEAKVGFLFTRVGLAGCDMGACAILPRIIGQGRAAELLYTGRFMSADEGANWGFHNKLVAGDALEGEAQDWARRLVAGPNFGHMMTKTMLAQEWSMSIEQAIEAEAQAQAICMQTGDFERAYEAFVAKERPVFEGD from the coding sequence ATGCGCAGCGACGTAAAACATTTCTTGTGTCGGATCGAGGATGGCATTGCGACCATCGCATTGAACCGGCCGGATCGAAAGAATCCGCTAACGTTTGAAAGCTATGCCGAACTGCGCGACTGGTTTCGTGATCTGGTCTATGATGATGAGGTCAAGGCCGTGGTCTTTGCGTCGAACGGTGGCAATTTTTCGTCCGGTGGCGATGTGCATGACATCATCGGGCCGCTGACAAAGATGAACATGAAAGAGCTGCTGAATTTCACCCGCATGACCGGCGATCTGGTCAAGGCGATGGTGAATTGCGGGGTGCCTGTGATCGCCGCGATTGATGGGATTTGCGCGGGTGCGGGGGCGATCATCGCCATGGCGTCGGATCTCAGGATCGCCACGCCAGAGGCCAAGGTGGGCTTCTTGTTCACCCGCGTTGGTTTGGCCGGTTGTGACATGGGCGCCTGTGCGATCCTGCCGCGGATCATCGGGCAGGGGCGCGCGGCAGAGCTGCTCTATACCGGGCGCTTCATGAGTGCCGACGAGGGCGCGAATTGGGGCTTTCATAACAAGTTGGTGGCCGGAGATGCCCTTGAAGGGGAGGCGCAGGATTGGGCCAGGCGGCTCGTGGCGGGGCCGAATTTCGGGCATATGATGACCAAGACCATGCTGGCGCAGGAATGGTCGATGTCGATCGAACAGGCGATCGAAGCGGAAGCGCAGGCGCAGGCGATCTGTATGCAGACCGGTGATTTCGAGCGGGCCTATGAGGCGTTTGTCGCCAAGGAGCGTCCGGTTTTCGAGGGGGATTGA
- a CDS encoding acyl-CoA dehydrogenase family protein: MADRSFLDWPFFEDRHKALAERLEDWAAGALDAIDHSDTDAACRALVTTLGRDGWLQPTGAEGDEVLDVRTLCLIRETLARHDGLADFAFAMQGLGTGAISLFGNAEQKAEWLPQTRSGRAISAFALTEPQSGSDVANSTMTATPDGDDYVLSGEKTWISNGGIADVYTLFARTGEGPGAKGLSAFVVSAGLPGFEVVERLETIAPHPLATLRFSNCRIPKTAMLGAPGQGFRIAMSVLDVFRSTVAAAALGFARRALDEALGRVATREVQGAPLFELQMVQGHIADMALDVDAAALLVYRAAWAKDSGAARVTREAAMAKLFSTDQAQLVIDRAVQLHGGDGVKSGQKVEELYRDIRALRIYEGASDVQRVVIARQTMGAFQGAR, encoded by the coding sequence ATGGCTGATCGGAGTTTTCTGGACTGGCCGTTTTTTGAGGATCGGCACAAGGCGTTGGCCGAGCGGTTGGAGGATTGGGCGGCGGGCGCGCTGGACGCGATTGACCATTCCGACACCGATGCGGCCTGTCGCGCGCTGGTCACGACGCTGGGGCGCGATGGTTGGTTGCAGCCGACCGGGGCAGAGGGCGATGAGGTGCTGGATGTGCGCACGCTCTGCCTGATCCGCGAGACCTTGGCGCGCCATGATGGGTTGGCGGATTTCGCCTTTGCCATGCAGGGGTTGGGGACCGGGGCGATTTCGCTTTTTGGCAACGCGGAGCAGAAAGCGGAGTGGTTGCCCCAGACGCGTTCGGGGCGCGCGATTTCGGCCTTTGCGTTGACCGAGCCGCAATCGGGGTCGGATGTGGCCAATTCGACCATGACGGCGACGCCCGATGGTGATGATTATGTGCTGAGCGGCGAAAAGACATGGATTTCCAACGGTGGAATTGCGGATGTCTATACCCTGTTTGCGCGCACGGGTGAGGGGCCGGGGGCCAAGGGGCTTAGCGCCTTTGTCGTGTCGGCCGGTTTGCCGGGGTTTGAGGTGGTTGAGCGGCTGGAGACCATTGCGCCGCATCCGCTGGCGACGTTGCGCTTTAGCAATTGCCGTATTCCTAAAACGGCAATGTTGGGCGCGCCGGGGCAGGGGTTTCGCATCGCGATGTCGGTGCTTGATGTGTTCCGATCGACCGTGGCGGCGGCGGCGTTGGGGTTTGCGCGCCGCGCGCTGGACGAGGCATTGGGGCGGGTCGCCACACGCGAAGTTCAGGGTGCGCCGCTCTTTGAGTTGCAGATGGTGCAGGGGCATATAGCCGATATGGCGCTGGATGTGGATGCCGCCGCACTGTTGGTTTATCGCGCGGCCTGGGCCAAGGATTCGGGGGCGGCGCGGGTGACGCGCGAGGCGGCGATGGCCAAACTTTTCTCGACCGATCAGGCGCAGTTGGTGATTGATCGCGCGGTGCAGTTGCATGGCGGTGACGGGGTGAAATCCGGTCAGAAGGTTGAGGAACTTTACCGCGATATCAGGGCGTTGCGGATTTATGAAGGCGCGTCGGACGTGCAGCGTGTGGTCATTGCACGCCAGACGATGGGCGCATTTCAGGGAGCAAGATGA
- a CDS encoding AMP-binding protein, translating to MLGPSAHIDTFARDNLPPRDQWPDFLLDGFQYPDLLNAGYELTDAMVAKGFGDHTALIGNGRQRTYKELTDWTNRLAHVLVEDLGVRPGNRVLIRSANNPAMVACWLAATKAGAVVVNTMPMLRAGELAAIVDKAEISHALCDTRLMEDMDACAKKSRFLNHVVGFDGTSNHDAELDRMALEKSVRFEAVQTGRDDVALLGFTSGTTGEPKAAMHFHRDLLIIADGYAREVLNVQPEDVFIGSPPLAFTFGLGGLAIFPLRFGATATLLEQATPANLIEIIEKYKATVCFTAPTAYRAMMRAMEEGADLSSLRAAVSAGETLPAPVYDEWMKKTGKPMLDGIGATEMLHIFITNRFDDHRPACTGKPVTGYEVKIIDESGEELPRGEVGRLAVRGPTGCRYLADARQTAYVQDGWNITGDSFAQDEDGYLHFAARNDDMIVSSGYNIAGPEVEAALLSHPAVVECGVIGAPDSARGRIVEAYVVLAEGWAADARTVKKLQDHVKDTIAPYKYPRSVRFIDALPKTQTGKIQRFRLRQE from the coding sequence ATGTTGGGACCGAGCGCACATATCGACACGTTTGCACGTGATAACCTGCCACCCCGCGACCAGTGGCCCGATTTTCTGCTGGATGGGTTTCAATATCCTGACCTGCTGAACGCGGGGTATGAGTTGACCGATGCGATGGTGGCCAAGGGGTTTGGCGATCACACGGCCTTGATCGGCAACGGGCGGCAGCGGACCTATAAGGAGTTGACCGACTGGACCAACCGGTTGGCGCATGTGTTGGTTGAGGATCTGGGGGTGCGCCCCGGCAACCGGGTGCTGATCCGTTCGGCCAACAATCCGGCGATGGTGGCGTGTTGGCTGGCGGCGACCAAGGCGGGGGCGGTGGTGGTCAACACCATGCCGATGCTGCGTGCGGGCGAGTTGGCGGCGATTGTCGACAAGGCCGAGATCAGCCATGCGCTGTGCGATACGCGGCTGATGGAGGACATGGACGCCTGCGCCAAGAAGAGCCGGTTTCTGAACCATGTGGTCGGGTTTGACGGCACGTCGAACCATGACGCCGAGTTGGACCGGATGGCGCTGGAAAAATCCGTGCGGTTCGAGGCGGTGCAGACCGGGCGCGATGATGTGGCGCTTTTGGGCTTTACCTCGGGGACCACGGGCGAGCCGAAGGCGGCGATGCATTTTCACCGCGACCTTCTGATCATCGCGGATGGCTATGCGCGCGAGGTGCTGAATGTGCAGCCCGAAGATGTGTTCATTGGCTCGCCGCCGCTGGCGTTTACTTTTGGCCTTGGCGGGCTGGCGATCTTTCCGTTGCGGTTTGGTGCGACGGCGACCCTTTTGGAACAGGCGACGCCGGCGAACCTGATCGAGATTATCGAAAAATACAAAGCGACGGTGTGTTTTACCGCGCCGACCGCCTATCGCGCGATGATGCGGGCGATGGAGGAGGGGGCAGACCTGAGCAGTCTGCGCGCGGCCGTTTCGGCGGGCGAGACGCTGCCCGCGCCAGTTTATGACGAATGGATGAAGAAGACCGGCAAGCCGATGCTTGACGGGATCGGTGCAACCGAGATGCTGCATATCTTCATTACCAATCGGTTTGATGATCACCGCCCGGCCTGCACCGGCAAGCCAGTGACGGGCTATGAGGTGAAGATCATCGACGAGAGCGGCGAAGAGTTGCCGCGCGGCGAGGTTGGGCGGCTGGCGGTGCGGGGGCCGACGGGGTGTCGCTATCTCGCGGATGCGCGTCAGACGGCCTATGTGCAGGACGGCTGGAACATCACGGGCGACAGTTTCGCGCAGGATGAAGACGGCTATCTGCATTTTGCCGCCCGCAATGACGATATGATCGTCTCGTCAGGCTACAACATCGCCGGGCCAGAGGTGGAGGCGGCCCTGTTGTCGCATCCGGCGGTTGTGGAATGCGGCGTGATCGGCGCGCCGGACAGTGCGCGGGGCCGTATCGTGGAAGCCTATGTGGTGTTGGCCGAGGGGTGGGCGGCGGACGCGCGCACGGTGAAAAAGCTTCAGGACCATGTGAAGGATACCATCGCGCCCTATAAATATCCGCGCAGCGTGAGGTTTATCGACGCATTGCCAAAAACCCAGACCGGCAAGATACAACGGTTCAGGTTGCGACAGGAATGA
- a CDS encoding acyl-CoA thioesterase, with protein sequence MSFVFTQKVKFRHCDAAGIVFYPRFFEMINDTIEEFFEVDLAYPFAAMHPAHGIPTAQIETKFKAPCRLGDVLQIHLECTRLGTTSMGLALRAECDGELRFSAQSTLVHINAKTGPEPWPNNVRDNIRVVVTEAAAS encoded by the coding sequence ATGAGTTTCGTTTTCACGCAGAAGGTGAAGTTTCGCCATTGCGACGCGGCGGGGATCGTTTTTTATCCGCGCTTCTTCGAGATGATCAACGACACCATCGAAGAGTTCTTCGAGGTTGACTTGGCCTATCCGTTTGCAGCGATGCATCCGGCGCATGGCATACCGACTGCGCAGATTGAGACGAAGTTCAAGGCGCCCTGTCGGTTGGGGGATGTCTTGCAGATCCATCTTGAGTGCACCCGGCTTGGCACGACCAGCATGGGGTTGGCGCTTCGCGCAGAATGCGACGGAGAGTTGCGGTTTTCGGCGCAATCGACGCTGGTTCATATCAATGCAAAGACTGGCCCGGAGCCGTGGCCGAACAACGTGCGCGACAACATTCGCGTGGTCGTGACAGAGGCCGCAGCATCGTAA
- a CDS encoding RidA family protein encodes MPNEIIHPEGWAPAKGYSNGVLAENGTLYIGGQVGWNAEEVFEHDDFIGQMEQVLRNIMAIVEAAGGTAADIVRMTWFVTDKQEYLAKQREIGETYRKVIGRNFPAMSLVVVAALVEEGALLEIEATAVLSQ; translated from the coding sequence ATGCCAAACGAGATCATTCACCCCGAGGGCTGGGCCCCGGCCAAAGGGTATTCCAACGGTGTTCTGGCCGAGAACGGAACCTTGTATATCGGCGGGCAAGTCGGCTGGAACGCCGAGGAAGTGTTTGAGCATGACGATTTCATCGGCCAGATGGAACAGGTGCTCAGGAACATCATGGCCATCGTCGAGGCGGCGGGCGGCACGGCGGCGGATATCGTGCGCATGACGTGGTTTGTGACCGACAAGCAGGAATATCTGGCCAAGCAGCGCGAGATTGGCGAGACCTATCGCAAGGTGATCGGGCGCAATTTCCCGGCCATGAGCCTTGTTGTGGTGGCGGCATTGGTCGAAGAGGGCGCACTTCTTGAGATCGAGGCAACGGCGGTTTTGTCGCAATAA